A section of the Zygosaccharomyces rouxii strain CBS732 chromosome B complete sequence genome encodes:
- the CTF8 gene encoding Ctf8p (similar to uniprot|P38877 Saccharomyces cerevisiae YHR191C CTF8 Subunit of a complex with Ctf18p that shares some subunits with Replication Factor C and is required for sister chromatid cohesion), with the protein MPSVNVSKRQLQALLQSDQLQTSVSTPLGNMMLEIQGDLEAPQQWHEDPRFSMDGEHPLVRWGLLHIDTSRNNATLFVGRKQRLLGSLVKLDTPLGLIKFNQQDGTVDMQDIFYYKVLFKSRPLPIM; encoded by the coding sequence ATGCCCTCTGTCAATGTCTCTAAACGACAGTTGCAAGCATTGCTACAGTCGGACCAACTTCAGACGTCTGTGAGTACACCTCTTGGTAATATGATGCTGGAGATTCAAGGTGACTTAGAGGCTCCCCAACAATGGCATGAAGACCCGAGGTTTTCCATGGATGGTGAGCACCCATTGGTAAGATGGGGGCTTCTACATATTGATACATCTCGTAATAATGCAACTTTGTTTGTTGGTCGGAAACAGAGGTTATTAGGTTCGTTGGTTAAACTGGATACACCGTTGGGTTTAATCAAATTTAACCAACAAGATGGAACCGTTGACATGCAAGATATTTTTTACTACAAAGTACTGTTCAAATCGAGACCTCTCCCGATTATGTAA
- the LNP1 gene encoding Lnp1p (weakly similar to uniprot|P38878 Saccharomyces cerevisiae YHR192W Hypothetical ORF): MMWLRGKRKTLVEKYTEELTDITSQIHQLDQKLKSSQEASDKLQSQLNYYGLATAALVLGYMHMIYHSVLPYSIASAIATLALAGLIKSLASKIDQWQRERQSRRLNRLRASHQQKLNKLKEETNFHATNSVIQRFSQGEDQTEDAMLLMDDEIVKKYQELKNLQEELNQFRKTGNSKDKQERDKWFDKVLNVLAGGDIPRPIVCTQCHKHSGAYTVGDGPLVYICPLCGWREPPLEEKRKEEDEVSSK; this comes from the coding sequence ATGATGTGGTTAAGAGGCAAAAGAAAGACGTTGGTTGAGAAGTATACCGAAGAATTAACTGATATCACCTCACAAATCCACCAGTTGGATCAAAAGCTGAAGAGCTCACAGGAGGCTAGCGACAAACTACAATCACAACTGAATTATTATGGTTTGGCCACAGCAGCACTGGTACTAGGTTACATGCATATGATTTACCACAGTGTTTTACCCTATTCCATTGCGTCTGCCATAGCAACACTGGCATTAGCAGGTTTAATTAAGAGCCTAGCATCGAAAATAGACCAATGGCAGAGAGAACGACAGTCAAGACGATTGAATCGTCTTAGAGCATCACACCAGCAGAAACtaaacaaattgaaagaagagaCGAACTTCCATGCAACCAATTCTGTGATTCAAAGGTTCTCACAAGGTGAAGACCAAACTGAAGATGCTATGTTACTAATGGATGACGAAATTGTTAAGAAGTACcaggaattgaaaaatctacaGGAAGAACTAAATCAATTCCGCAAGACTGGTaattcaaaggataaaCAGGAGCGTGACAAATGGTTTGACAAAGTATTAAACGTACTAGCAGGAGGTGATATACCCAGACCAATAGTTTGTACCCAATGTCACAAACATTCTGGAGCATACACTGTTGGCGATGGTCCCCTAGTATACATATGTCCCTTATGCGGTTGGCGGGAACCACCACTAGAGGAGAAGAGGAAGGAGGAAGACGAAGTATCGAGTAAATAA
- the MNS1 gene encoding mannosyl-oligosaccharide 1,2-alpha-mannosidase (similar to uniprot|P32906 Saccharomyces cerevisiae YJR131W MNS1 Alpha-1 2-mannosidase involved in N-linked oligosaccharide biosynthesis catalyzes the removal of one mannose residue from Man9GlcNAc to produce a single isomer of Man8GlcNAc integral to the ER membrane) — translation MMVKSLAGSLTAALVAVVWYWSMGTRITYGDASQVRSLIEEAFLTSWEDYEAYGWGSDEYSPLKRTHKNMGASDAPLGWIIVDSLDTMMMMYNSSGSSRLLAGILKAQTWIDNELNYDLDSEVSLFETTIRMLGGLLSAHHWSSQMRVGNEQMYLDKAIDLADRLSMAFLQSKSGIPYSSINLHTGEAVKNHVDGGASSTAEFTTLQLEFKYLSYLTGNKSYWELSEQVYKPLYSLNGLVGPQWDGLAPIYTYPDTGEFRGNHIRFGSRGDSFYEYLLKQYLLTHEKLYYDLYRASIEGMKKHLLGTSKPNGLVYIGEKQFGLRSELDPKMDHLVCFMGGLLAMGATEGLPIKKARKQPFWDTTRESDWKLAQDLTYTCYQMYAQIPTKLSPEIVVFNKEDAVGRSNWISESGDFYVKPADRHNLQRPETVESLMFLYHLTGDNKYRQWGWEIFQGFQQHSLKPRMRRPGKVYTSLKDCIQSPTQPLDNLESFWLAETLKYLHLLFQDDVDLTKIVFNTEAHAFPVLDTRSLRDMKLKTGWSP, via the coding sequence ATGATGGTCAAGAGTTTAGCCGGTTCACTGACGGCTGCCCTAGTGGCCGTCGTTTGGTATTGGTCCATGGGTACGCGAATTACATATGGAGATGCATCTCAAGTTAGATCTCTTATAGAAGAAGCATTTCTGACCTCTTGGGAAGATTACGAGGCTTATGGTTGGGGATCTGATGAGTATAGTCCACTGAAAAGGACCCATAAAAACATGGGGGCATCAGATGCACCATTGGGATGGATTATAGTAGATTCGTTGGATAccatgatgatgatgtatAATAGTAGCGGGTCATCTAGACTGTTGGCTGGTATTTTAAAGGCACAGACGTGGATTGATAACGAGTTGAACTATGATTTAGATAGTGAGGTGAGTCTTTTCGAGACTACAATTCGTATGCTTGGTGGGCTTTTATCAGCCCATCATTGGTCCTCTCAGATGAGAGTCGGTAATGAACAAATGTACCTGGATAAAGCCATTGATTTAGCTGATCGGCTGTCAATGGCATTTTTGCAATCTAAAAGTGGTATACCGTACTCTAGTATTAACTTACACACTGGTGAAGCTGTTAAGAACCACGTTGATGGCGGTGCCTCTTCCACCGCTGAATTTACCACGTTGCAATTGGAGTTTAAATACTTATCATATCTCACTGGTAATAAGAGTTATTGGGAATTGTCAGAACAAGTTTACAAACCATTATATTCGTTGAATGGACTTGTAGGACCACAATGGGATGGGTTGGCCCCCATCTATACGTATCCAGATACTGGTGAATTTAGAGGTAATCACATAAGATTTGGATCTCGTGGTGATTCATTCTACGAGTATTTGCTGAAACAATACTTGTTGACCCATGAAAAGTTGTATTACGATTTGTACAGAGCCTCTATTGAAGGTATGAAGAAACATTTACTTGGAACATCGAAGCCCAATGGATTGGTTTATATTGGTGAAAAGCAATTCGGATTACGGTCGGAATTAGACCCAAAGATGGATCATTTAGTATGTTTTATGGGTGGCCTATTAGCGATGGGTGCCACGGAGGGTTTACCCATTAAGAAGGCTCGTAAGCAGCCATTTTGGGATACTACCAGAGAATCAGATTGGAAATTGGCACAAGACCTTACCTACACATGTTATCAGATGTATGCACAGATCCCAACAAAGCTGTCGCCGGAGATCGTAGTATTTAATAAGGAGGACGCAGTGGGTCGTTCAAATTGGATCTCTGAAAGTGGTGATTTCTACGTTAAACCTGCAGATAGACACAATTTACAAAGGCCAGAGACTGTGGAATCCCTCATGTTCCTATATCATTTGACAGGCGATAACAAATACCGCCAATGGGGGTGggaaattttccaaggCTTCCAACAACATTCTTTGAAACCTCGTATGAGAAGGCCAGGAAAGGTTTATACATCTCTAAAAGATTGCATCCAGAGCCCTACCCAACCATTGgacaatttggaatcatTCTGGTTAGCAGAAACATTAAAATATTTGCACCTGCTGTTCCAGGATGATGTGGACTTGACtaaaattgttttcaaCACTGAAGCCCATGCTTTCCCAGTGCTAGACACTAGATCGCTACGTGATATGAAACTCAAGACTGGATGGTCTCCTTGA
- the EGD2 gene encoding Egd2p (similar to uniprot|P38879 Saccharomyces cerevisiae YHR193C EGD2 Alpha subunit of the heteromeric nascent polypeptide-associated complex (NAC) involved in protein sorting and translocation associated with cytoplasmic ribosomes) — protein sequence MSAIPEEANVSILNKNEKKAKDLIIKLGLKQLPGISRVTFRKKDNQIIAIDHPEVYRSAGGNYVVFGEPKVDNFTQKLAAAQQQAQTTGAIPAAGEASKNPEDIKKDMHVAAANPEQPQKELGDDEEVDATGVNPDDIELVAEQANVPKNKATKALKDHNNDIVNAIMSLSK from the coding sequence atGTCTGCTATTCCTGAAGAAGCTAACGTCTCCATTCTGAACAAAAACGAAAAGAAGGCCAAGGACCTTATCATCAAGTTGGGTTTGAAACAATTGCCTGGTATCTCAAGAGTTACTTTCAGAAAGAAGGACAACCAAATCATTGCCATTGACCATCCTGAAGTCTACAGATCTGCTGGTGGTAACTATGTTGTTTTCGGTGAACCAAAGGTTGACAACTTCACTCAAAAATTAGCTGCTGCTCAACAACAAGCTCAAACTACCGGTGCCATCCCAGCTGCTGGTGAAGCTAGTAAAAACCCAGAAGACATCAAAAAGGATATGCATGTCGCTGCTGCTAACCCTGAACAACCTCAAAAGGAATTGGGTGACGATGAAGAGGTTGACGCTACTGGCGTGAACCCAGATGATATTGAATTGGTTGCCGAACAAGCCAATGTTCCAAAGAACAAGGCAACCAAGGCTTTGAAAGATCATAACAATGACATTGTTAACGCTATCATGTCGCTGTCCAAATAG
- the STR2 gene encoding cystathionine gamma-synthase (similar to uniprot|P47164 Saccharomyces cerevisiae YJR130C STR2 Cystathionine gamma-synthase converts cysteine into cystathionine): MISTRVGESIPPNTKHAVSVCLPTWETTVGYEEGKPEVIESLTTGYPRFFIHKAIQRLCQVLQDKYAKENETCLCFPSYEVAKRCREYIAVKSVSMNNGRPAPKVRILQLATSKPVTPEEAKWKRESKVAVVFVDKQYWPLMKQYWQHAGEILSSRLAEYVLHELFIVEKSSKTRQDRESRVEVRDEEEFIEQRFGRNLDFSYADTAKSLIKRRIATKVVDGEADSHEEPPRATEQFVEHVVDAEDVTPGVASTIPAEPYHEPSSSATRTGLHVNPDKDVYLFPSGMASIFTAHRLLLHLDAQRVQRSRLGQHSTPSSSRQGSGIQSPLPRESIGYGEPYKKTVMFGFPYTDTLSILEKFNHTYFLGSGDSKAMEELKKILHSGEQILALFMEAPSNPLLKMGDLIELRELANSFGFYIVVDDTAGGFVNIDVLPFADIVCSSLTKIFSGDSNVIAGSIVLNPQSKLYSFAETFMEQQYEDCLWCEDALYLERNSRDFVARTLKVNQNTERLLNKVLLPQEGKLFKKIYYPSLTSKETKKNYDAVRGHQGGYGGLFSLTFYNLDSAKTFFNTLQLCKGPSLGTNFTLACPYAIIAHYQELDRVAKYGVESNLVRVSVGLEREDELCKVFQTAIDEASKNI; encoded by the coding sequence ATGATATCTACTAGAGTTGGTGAATCGATACCACCGAATACGAAGCATGCAGTTTCCGTTTGTCTGCCCACTTGGGAGACTACAGTTGGTTATGAGGAGGGCAAACCAGAAGTGATAGAGTCTTTAACCACTGGATATCCAagattcttcatccataAGGCCATTCAGAGGTTGTGTCAAGTGCTGCAAGATAAATATGCCAAAGAGAATGAGACTTGTCTTTGTTTCCCATCTTATGAAGTAGCAAAGAGGTGTAGGGAGTACATTGCAGTCAAGAGTGTTAGTATGAACAATGGTAGGCCAGCTCCCAAGGTGAGAATCTTACAATTGGCAACATCTAAACCTGTGACTCCTGAAGAAGCTAAATGGAAAAGGGAAAGTAAAGTGGCAGTTGTGTTCGTTGATAAGCAATATTGGCCCCTAATGAAACAGTACTGGCAACACGCTGGTGAAATATTATCGAGTCGTTTGGCAGAATATGTGCTCCACGAATTGTTTATTGTTGAGAAATCAAGCAAGACTCGTCAAGATAGGGAATCTCGAGTGGAAGTTAGggatgaagaggaatttATCGAGCAGAGATTTGGTAGAAACCTAGATTTTTCGTATGCTGATACTGCAAAATCGTTAATTAAAAGACGTATTGCTACTAAGGTTGTCGATGGTGAGGCTGATTCTCACGAGGAACCGCCAAGAGCTACTGAACAATTTGTTGAGCATGTTGTCGATGCAGAGGATGTAACACCGGGTGTAGCATCTACCATTCCTGCAGAACCATATCACGAACCTTCTTCGTCTGCTACCCGTACAGGTTTACACGTCAATCCAGATAAAGATGTATATTTGTTTCCCAGCGGTATGGCATCAATATTCACGGCACATCGGTTATTGTTACATTTAGACGCTCAAAGAGTGCAAAGGTCGAGATTGGGCCAACACTCTACACCATCGTCATCAAGACAGGGCAGTGGTATTCAATCACCACTGCCAAGGGAATCGATCGGTTATGGTGAACCTTACAAAAAGACTGTAATGTTCGGATTCCCCTACACTGATACACTATctattttggaaaaattcaatcaTACTTATTTCCTAGGTTCTGGTGATTCAAAAGCCATGGAggagttgaagaaaattctgCATTCCGGTGAACAGATTCTGGCTCTATTTATGGAGGCGCCTTCTAATCCGTTGTTAAAGATGGGTGACTTGATTGAATTGAGAGAATTGGCCAATTCCTTTGGATTTTACATTGTAGTGGACGATACAGCTGGTGGATTTGTCAATATCGATGTACTGCCATTTGCTGATATTGTTTGCAGTTCTTTGACGAAGATCTTTAGTGGTGATTCTAACGTAATTGCGGGTTCTATTGTATTAAACCCACAATCCAAGTTATACAGTTTTGCCGAGACTTTCATGGAACAGCAGTATGAAGATTGCCTTTGGTGTGAAGATGCGTTGTATTTGGAGAGAAACTCTAGAGACTTCGTGGCTAGAACTTTAAAAGTAAACCAGAACACTGAGCGGTTGTTGAATAAAGTACTGTTACCGCAAGAGGGGAAACTGTTCAAAAAGATCTACTATCCAAGTTTAACTTCAAAAGAGACTAAAAAGAATTACGATGCTGTAAGGGGTCATCAAGGAGGCTACGGGGGGTTATTCTCATTGACCTTCTacaatttggattctgctaaaacatttttcaacaCTTTACAATTATGCAAAGGTCCATCATTAGGTACAAATTTTACGCTGGCATGCCCCTATGCTATAATTGCCcattatcaagaattagatcGTGTAGCAAAGTACGGTGTGGAATCAAATCTAGTAAGGGTGAGCGTTGGATTAGAGCGTGAAGACGAACTTTGTAAAGTTTTTCAAACtgccattgatgaagcgtcaaagaatatttga
- the MDM31 gene encoding Mdm31p (highly similar to uniprot|P38880 Saccharomyces cerevisiae YHR194W MDM31 Mitochondrial Distribution and Morphology), with amino-acid sequence MLSSRFRIALGRLIRPRFNVGNNNIRLATYSSLLNLRFKSTSSRDTHLPPKRDDNSTRFKFITERDRRLAQATSVYEKLKINVKWILTKSSRPFNSDDIGAFISWLLLSNALIIAIWTTTFASLVIYLVNTVFAQEYVATKVGNFLTRNSALSVVFESAIVPDWSSGKITFNKVFVSRRPKLSHSFTKGSVKEALQRTELALSERLLVSREDFDDGNYTQYDLTIDQVEISLSFSKWFNGKGILDEVSLQGLRGVVDRTHVVWLPNDDPRKYKNTHRPGDFEISKFSMSDVLFTLYQPSGFRPILVSIFNCQLPQMRQHWLFYDFLNANSVSGTYDNSMFTIHRKFNVEKTPFSSSDSSPWKRVTRLRVDNLDVDHLNAGMDGPFGWITEGKVDMIGDVLLPDREADDRMLTEMLTEIGERLFKEAKRKTMAVPGPSPDVEGMDPDNYFIMDFSLKLHNVRAEVPLFTPEFGYINNALIRPIVAYINSKRTYIPIRCRVVKNLEDFEGSWTIYDSLLMNDLSAQVYDAFAEYVADDREKSTRLKRVTFWSLQIVLQVILMSLGAIA; translated from the coding sequence ATGCTGAGTTCTAGATTCCGTATTGCGTTGGGTCGTTTGATTCGACCCAGGTTCAATgttggtaataataatattagaTTAGCTACTTATTCATCTCTATTGAATTTAAGGTTTAAGTCTACATCGTCAAGGGATACTCATCTACCGCCCAAAAGAGATGATAATAGTACTAGGTTTAAGTTCATTACTGAAAGGGATAGAAGATTAGCACAAGCTACAAGTGTgtatgaaaaattaaagattAACGTCAAGTGGATATTGACTAAATCAAGCCGACCATTCAACTCTGATGACATTGGCGCTTTTATATCATGGCTGCTGCTGAGCAACGCTCTAATAATTGCCATTTGGACGACAACATTTGCATCTCTAGTGATCTATCTGGTGAATACGGTGTTCGCCCAGGAGTATGTGGCCACGAAAGTGGGTAATTTCCTTACCAGGAACAGTGCATTATCGGTAGTTTTTGAAAGTGCTATCGTCCCGGATTGGTCGTCTGGTAAGATTACCTTTAACAAGGTGTTTGTATCCAGAAGACCCAAACTATCTCATAGCTTTACCAAGGGTTCCGTTAAAGAGGCTCTACAGAGGACAGAACTAGCATTGAGTGAAAGGTTACTGGTCTCTAGAGAGGATTTTGACGATGGTAACTATACGCAGTACGATTTGACCATTGATCAGGTGGAAATTTCACTAAGCTTTAGCAAATGGTTTAACGGTAAGGGAATCCTTGATGAAGTTTCTCTGCAAGGTCTGAGAGGTGTGGTAGATAGAACTCATGTGGTGTGGTTACCGAACGACGACCCAAGAAAATACAAGAACACGCATAGGCCTggtgattttgaaatttctaaattctCCATGAGTGATGTTCTATTTACGTTGTATCAGCCATCTGGGTTTAGACCCATATTAGTGAGTATTTTCAACTGCCAGTTACCACAGATGAGACAGCATTGGTTGTTCTACGATTTTCTGAATGCCAACAGTGTCAGTGGAACCTATGATAACTCGATGTTTACCATTCACAGGAAGTTTAATGTGGAAAAGACACCCTTTTCATCGTCCGATAGTTCGCCCTGGAAAAGAGTTACTCGGCTAAGAGTGGATAATTTAGATGTCGATCATTTGAATGCAGGCATGGATGGGCCTTTTGGATGGATTACAGAGGGTAAGGTAGACATGATTGGTGATGTCTTGTTGCCAGACAGAGAGGCAGACGATAGAATGCTGACCGAGATGCTAACAGAAATCGGTGAAAGGTTGTTTAAGGAAGCCAAAAGAAAGACTATGGCGGTTCCAGGACCCTCGCCTGATGTGGAAGGCATGGACCCTGATAACTACTTTATAATGGATTTCTCATTAAAATTGCATAACGTCCGTGCCGAAGTGCCACTATTTACACCCGAATTTGGGTATATCAATAACGCTCTCATTAGACCAATTGTCGCATACATCAATTCTAAGCGTACCTATATCCCAATAAGGTGTCGTGTGGTTAAAAATCTCGAGGATTTTGAAGGATCCTGGACCATTTACGACTCTTTACTGATGAATGATCTAAGTGCACAAGTCTACGATGCATTTGCAGAATATGTTGCAGACGACAGAGAGAAATCTACTAGACTCAAAAGAGTCACTTTTTGGTCTCTACAAATTGTACTGCAGGTGATTCTAATGAGTCTGGGAGCAATTGCATGA
- the NVJ1 gene encoding Nvj1p (weakly similar to uniprot|P38881 Saccharomyces cerevisiae YHR195W NVJ1 Nuclear envelope protein that interacts with the vacuolar membrane protein Vac8p to promote formation of nucleus-vacuole junctions during piecemeal microautophagy of the nucleus (PMN)), giving the protein MARHPVVHGVLSISGTFGAAKGFQKLLQRYLSNEWLFENEKDKISPTSLVPSILESSSQDLSNKSKELDWTGVLSFVVDQIANVDVRLAVAIVVLAVMGPVLPYAFGYGKVDAASTESEIIASHLDPAQRALLQFGKSKSEPVLFGYVSMELDELEEHGSSEHVLHLRRQLQLEDQHFVKELRDEVNIAEQLVQRQESKELEKEEEQEVVVAHSCSRSHSGSPQVEESDTSADGKPSSSTRSEYTLPSAQTSPLDHRDSCVSHSNTCIQLSPIKTSNLDAQLTSEQAYSQPFTY; this is encoded by the coding sequence ATGGCACGTCACCCAGTCGTTCACGGAGTTCTGAGCATTAGTGGGACCTTTGGTGCTGCCAAAGGTTTTCAAAAGTTACTACAAAGATATCTAAGTAATGAATGGTTATTTGAAAACGAGAAGGATAAGATAAGCCCAACAAGTTTGGTCCCGAGTATATTGGAATCTTCTTCACAAGATTTATCCAACAAgagtaaagaattggactGGACTGGCGTATTATCTTTTGTAGTAGACCAAATTGCTAATGTGGACGTACGTTTAGCAGTGGCCATAGTCGTGCTGGCCGTGATGGGCCCAGTGCTGCCGTATGCTTTCGGTTATGGTAAGGTCGATGCTGCTAGCACTGAATCGGAGATTATAGCTTCGCATTTGGATCCCGCTCAGAGGGCCCTTTTACAATTCGGTAAATCAAAGTCAGAACCTGTTTTATTTGGCTATGTATCCATGGAATTGGATGAACTTGAAGAACATGGTAGCTCTGAGCATGTCCTTCACCTGCGAAGACAATTGCAATTGGAAGATCAGCATTTTGTTAAGGAATTACGAGATGAAGTAAACATTGCCGAACAACTTGTACAAAGACAGGAATCAAAAGAGttggaaaaggaagaggAGCAAGAAGTGGTGGTAGCACATTCATGTTCACGTTCACATTCAGGTTCACCTCAGGTGGAAGAGAGTGATACTTCCGCAGATGGTAAACCGAGTTCGTCAACAAGATCGGAGTACACTTTACCCAGTGCCCAAACATCGCCTCTTGATCATAGAGATTCTTGTGTATCCCATTCAAATACCTGCATTCAACTCTCACCGATCAAGACCAGCAACTTGGATGCTCAGTTAACTTCAGAACAGGCTTATTCTCAACCTTTCACCTACTAA